A genomic region of Nitrosomonas ureae contains the following coding sequences:
- the gcvH gene encoding glycine cleavage system protein GcvH: protein MSIPTHLKYSKSHEWVKSEADGTVTVGITHHAQELLGDMVFIELPEVGRVLKQKEECAVAESVKAAADVYSPISGEVTAVNSPLVDEPGKINEDAYSAWLFKLKPSNTAELDGLMDATAYNELVENEDH, encoded by the coding sequence ATGAGTATTCCAACACATTTAAAATATAGCAAATCTCATGAATGGGTAAAATCCGAGGCGGACGGTACAGTCACTGTTGGTATTACCCATCATGCGCAGGAATTACTCGGTGATATGGTGTTTATCGAATTACCGGAAGTTGGACGTGTGCTTAAACAAAAAGAGGAATGCGCAGTAGCGGAATCAGTCAAGGCAGCTGCAGATGTATATTCTCCTATCTCGGGTGAAGTTACCGCGGTGAATTCTCCGCTGGTCGATGAGCCAGGAAAAATAAACGAAGATGCTTATTCCGCCTGGTTATTTAAATTAAAACCCAGTAATACAGCCGAGCTGGATGGATTAATGGATGCAACTGCTTATAACGAGTTGGTCGAGAACGAGGATCACTAA
- the gcvT gene encoding glycine cleavage system aminomethyltransferase GcvT: MLKMTPLNQTHRDMNAKMVDFGGWDMPLHYGSQLDEHHKVRQDAGMFDVSHMLPVDIKGDNVRDFLRRLVANNVDKLTLPGKALYSCMLTPQAGIIDDLIIYFLSETWFRIVVNAGTADKDVAWMLKKRDEWAPNLEITPRRDLAMIAVQGPNARAKVWQVIPNSQSATEELKQFQSAVIGQYFIARTGYTGEDGFEIILPAADAPVFWKSLYAAGVAPAGLGARDTLRLEAGMNLYGQDMDETKNPLESGLSWTVDLKSERDFIGKQILSDTVVTHQLVGLVLVDRGVLRSHQLVVGQKDGVEYSGEITSGGFSPTMNQSIALARIPAQITIGDEVDVIVRDKKLRAKVVKYPFVRNGKVLV, encoded by the coding sequence GTGCTGAAAATGACACCCCTTAATCAAACCCATCGCGATATGAATGCCAAAATGGTGGATTTTGGTGGCTGGGATATGCCGTTGCATTACGGCTCACAGTTAGACGAGCACCATAAAGTCCGTCAGGATGCAGGCATGTTTGATGTCTCACACATGTTGCCCGTGGATATTAAAGGCGACAATGTGCGCGACTTTCTACGCAGGCTGGTGGCAAATAATGTTGATAAATTGACGCTTCCTGGCAAAGCGCTGTATTCCTGCATGCTGACCCCGCAAGCAGGTATTATTGATGATCTGATCATATATTTTTTGTCTGAAACTTGGTTCCGCATCGTGGTCAATGCTGGCACAGCGGATAAGGATGTCGCCTGGATGCTCAAAAAACGTGATGAATGGGCACCTAATCTCGAAATTACACCAAGGCGCGATCTTGCCATGATTGCTGTGCAAGGCCCCAATGCCCGCGCCAAAGTCTGGCAGGTCATTCCAAATTCTCAATCAGCGACAGAAGAGCTAAAGCAATTTCAATCCGCAGTTATCGGGCAATACTTCATTGCACGTACGGGCTATACCGGCGAAGATGGCTTTGAGATTATTTTGCCTGCTGCCGATGCGCCTGTATTCTGGAAATCGTTATATGCTGCTGGTGTTGCCCCTGCTGGATTGGGTGCGCGTGATACGCTGCGTCTGGAAGCGGGTATGAATTTATACGGTCAAGATATGGATGAGACAAAGAATCCGTTGGAATCCGGCTTGTCTTGGACCGTTGATCTGAAAAGTGAACGTGATTTCATTGGTAAACAGATACTGTCAGATACCGTTGTTACGCACCAATTAGTAGGATTGGTACTAGTTGATCGTGGTGTATTGAGAAGCCATCAACTAGTTGTCGGACAAAAAGATGGCGTTGAGTATTCGGGTGAGATTACCAGTGGCGGATTCTCGCCAACCATGAACCAATCGATTGCTTTGGCACGTATCCCCGCGCAAATAACCATTGGAGATGAAGTCGATGTCATCGTGCGCGATAAAAAGCTGCGCGCAAAGGTGGTAAAATACCCATTCGTGCGAAATGGCAAAGTATTGGTTTAA